One Chordicoccus furentiruminis DNA window includes the following coding sequences:
- a CDS encoding DUF6077 domain-containing protein, whose translation MKLILLLLVVLVFPLLLGSPYPGRPVREGFRLIRTWCMGWIVQYAVMFPLALAGIGLHWTLHVLTAVWTAVITGLSVMSLTMMLKRRDHPFRGVRRFIRETTFPGWLALVLVVSHAALTFATVHIDDDDSAYIGAATTSVDTDTLMRYDALTGNPIRDLGKNDMDRLVTAPQFAWYAAVSLLTGIRPAPLAHTFLPPFFTLLFFGAFALCGGSLFEGERRKTDCFCFLVFAVCAFSAVSIYTAGDFLMVRSWQGKAQAVGLIMPMVFVCLSGSDADARGLRTGAAELSLILTAGCLLTSMGGLLAAIFAAALLTVKAVQGRRVRRVLPMLPAFAVPAAALFLYLKI comes from the coding sequence TTGAAACTGATCCTGCTGCTTCTGGTTGTACTGGTTTTTCCGCTGCTCCTCGGCAGTCCTTATCCGGGCAGGCCGGTCCGGGAGGGGTTTCGGCTGATCCGTACCTGGTGTATGGGATGGATTGTTCAGTACGCGGTGATGTTTCCTCTGGCACTGGCGGGAATCGGGCTTCACTGGACCCTGCATGTGCTGACGGCGGTATGGACGGCCGTTATCACCGGCCTTTCCGTCATGTCCCTGACGATGATGCTGAAGAGACGTGACCATCCCTTCCGGGGCGTCCGCCGCTTCATCCGGGAGACGACGTTTCCCGGATGGCTGGCGCTGGTTCTTGTCGTGTCGCATGCCGCGCTCACGTTTGCCACTGTCCATATCGATGATGACGACAGCGCTTACATCGGAGCGGCGACCACGTCGGTGGACACGGATACGCTGATGCGGTATGACGCCCTGACCGGAAATCCGATCCGGGATCTGGGCAAGAATGACATGGACCGTCTTGTGACAGCGCCTCAGTTCGCGTGGTATGCCGCTGTCTCGCTTCTGACGGGGATTCGGCCGGCTCCGCTGGCGCATACGTTTCTTCCTCCGTTCTTTACGCTGCTGTTCTTCGGAGCTTTCGCGCTCTGCGGGGGGTCTCTGTTTGAAGGAGAACGGCGGAAGACGGACTGCTTCTGTTTTCTGGTCTTTGCGGTCTGCGCGTTTTCCGCCGTCTCGATCTACACGGCGGGTGATTTCCTGATGGTGCGTTCCTGGCAGGGCAAGGCCCAGGCAGTCGGGCTGATTATGCCGATGGTTTTCGTCTGTCTGTCAGGATCTGATGCTGATGCACGCGGACTGCGGACCGGAGCTGCGGAACTTTCGCTGATTCTGACAGCGGGCTGCCTTCTGACATCCATGGGAGGGCTTCTTGCCGCGATTTTCGCCGCGGCGCTTCTTACCGTGAAGGCGGTTCAAGGCCGCAGAGTACGCCGCGTGCTTCCGATGCTGCCGGCCTTCGCCGTACCTGCGGCGGCACTGTTTCTATACCTGAAGATCTGA
- the recO gene encoding DNA repair protein RecO gives MREAVELTGVVLEARPVGEFDRRLVILTGERGRITAFAHGARRPKSPLIAASSPFVFATFSLYEGRDAYTLAEADVKEYFSGLTGRMPGVLYAFYCLELASWFTREGVEAAGIVNLLFVTLRAIEKEQMPVKLIRRVYELRMLTENGEYAPPEEQGNLSRSAWYALRFASEAGYGRLYSFALSEPAAEEFSAAVRKAMRRVVDKPFKTLAVIDEMK, from the coding sequence ATGAGAGAAGCGGTCGAGCTGACCGGTGTGGTGCTGGAGGCCCGTCCTGTCGGGGAGTTTGACAGGCGTCTTGTGATTCTGACCGGAGAACGCGGACGGATCACGGCGTTCGCCCATGGTGCGCGGCGTCCGAAGAGCCCGCTGATCGCGGCGTCCAGCCCGTTCGTATTCGCGACGTTTTCTCTCTACGAGGGACGCGACGCGTACACCCTGGCTGAGGCGGACGTGAAGGAATATTTTTCCGGGCTGACAGGCCGGATGCCCGGCGTCCTCTATGCGTTTTACTGCCTGGAGCTCGCATCCTGGTTCACACGGGAGGGAGTGGAAGCCGCCGGTATCGTCAATCTGCTCTTCGTCACGCTTCGCGCGATCGAGAAGGAACAGATGCCGGTAAAGCTGATCCGGCGTGTCTATGAGCTTCGGATGCTGACGGAAAACGGGGAGTACGCGCCGCCTGAGGAGCAGGGGAATCTTTCGCGGTCCGCATGGTACGCGCTCCGCTTCGCCTCGGAGGCCGGGTACGGGCGTCTCTATTCCTTCGCTCTTTCGGAACCGGCAGCGGAGGAGTTCAGCGCCGCCGTGAGGAAGGCGATGCGGCGGGTCGTGGACAAACCGTTCAAGACACTTGCCGTGATCGACGAAATGAAGTAG
- the nifJ gene encoding pyruvate:ferredoxin (flavodoxin) oxidoreductase, whose protein sequence is MAKRKMLTMDGNEAAAHASYAFTEVATIYPITPSSVMPEHVDEWATAGRKNIFGQEVQVTEMQSEAGAAGAYHGSLAAGALTTTFTASQGLLLMIPNLYKVAGEQLPGVFDVSARAVASHALSIFGDHSDIYACRQTGCCMLCESSVQEVMDLTPVAHLAALKGSLPFINFFDGFRTSHEIQKIETWDYADLADMADPEAIRKFREHALNPNHPVERGSAQNPDIFFQVREASNTAYEAMPAIVQEYMDKVNAKIGTDYKLFNYYGAPDATSVIIAMGSVNDTIEETIDYLMQKEGAKVGVVKVRLYRPFSAKALIDAIPDTVKVINVLDRTKEPGAEGEPLYLDVIAALRDSKFKDVRVNGGRYGLGSKDTAPNQIKAVFENTDKKVFTIGIEDDVTGLSLKVGEPLVCTPDGTINCKFWGIGADGTVGANKNSIKIIGDNTDMYAQAYFDYDSKKSGGVTMSHLRFGKKPIKSTYLIRKANFVACHNPAYVTKFNMVQELVDGGTFLLNCPWPDEEIGDHLPGQMKKFIADHNIKFYVIDGVKIGIATGMGPTRINTILQSAFFKLSGIIPEEHAIQLMKDAAQKTYGRKGQDIVEKNWAAIEEGAKQVREFQVPADWKNCGDEGLSFKKHEGSGPVIDFVNNIQNAVSAQEGNNLPVSAFKDYVDGSTPSGTAAYEKRGIAVMVPQWDSTKCIQCTRCSYVCPHGVIRPFALTADEAASLPEGTATLPLMQFPDKRYLIAVSALDCTGCGSCANVCPGKKNKETGEVEKALTMVPAAQATEINQPIFDVAVKTPEKEDVIAKYKVNTVKGSQFKKPLLEFSGACPGCGETPYAKLVTQLFGDRMYIANATGCSSIWGNSSPSTPYTVNAKGHGPAWDNSLFEDAAEFGYGMELAQKAIRAGLKTKVEKLVENGIAKEEGQKYLDTFKSGALNGEATDALVEALKGADDPDAKEILEKKDFLSKKSQWIFGGDGWAYDIGYGGLDHVLASGHDINVLVFDTEVYSNTGGQSSKSTPTGAVAQFAAAGKETKKKDLPGMAMTYGYVYVAQVAIGADYNQAVRAIAEAEAYEGPSLIICYAPCINHGIRKGMGKSITEEKLAVDAGYWFNFRFNPALKAEGKDCFSLDSKAPSASYEDFIMGEVRYSSLKRANPERARKLFAKSEQEAKERYENLVKLVDFYKA, encoded by the coding sequence ATGGCGAAGAGAAAAATGTTAACCATGGATGGCAACGAAGCAGCCGCTCACGCATCGTATGCGTTTACGGAAGTTGCTACGATCTACCCGATCACGCCGTCATCTGTCATGCCTGAGCACGTGGATGAATGGGCGACGGCAGGCCGCAAGAATATCTTCGGTCAGGAAGTCCAGGTCACCGAGATGCAGTCCGAGGCGGGCGCCGCGGGCGCCTATCACGGCTCTCTGGCGGCGGGCGCTCTGACGACCACCTTCACGGCGTCCCAGGGCCTTCTGCTGATGATCCCGAATCTGTACAAGGTGGCGGGCGAGCAGCTTCCGGGCGTGTTCGATGTTTCCGCCCGTGCGGTCGCCAGCCATGCGCTGAGCATCTTCGGCGATCATTCCGACATCTATGCGTGCCGCCAGACAGGCTGCTGCATGCTCTGCGAATCCTCCGTCCAGGAAGTGATGGATCTGACCCCGGTCGCCCATCTTGCGGCGCTGAAGGGCAGCCTTCCGTTCATCAATTTCTTCGACGGCTTCCGTACATCCCACGAGATCCAGAAGATCGAGACATGGGATTACGCAGATCTTGCCGACATGGCTGATCCCGAAGCGATCCGGAAGTTCCGTGAGCACGCGCTGAACCCGAACCACCCGGTCGAGAGAGGCTCCGCACAGAACCCGGATATCTTTTTCCAGGTCCGCGAAGCATCCAACACCGCTTATGAGGCGATGCCGGCGATCGTTCAGGAATACATGGACAAGGTCAACGCCAAGATCGGCACCGACTACAAGCTGTTCAATTACTACGGCGCTCCGGACGCGACTTCCGTCATCATCGCGATGGGCTCCGTCAACGACACGATCGAGGAAACCATCGACTATCTGATGCAGAAGGAAGGCGCGAAGGTCGGCGTGGTGAAGGTCCGCCTGTACCGTCCGTTCTCCGCGAAGGCGCTGATCGACGCGATCCCGGATACCGTAAAGGTGATCAACGTGCTCGACCGCACGAAGGAGCCGGGCGCTGAGGGCGAGCCGCTGTATCTTGACGTCATCGCCGCTCTCCGCGATTCGAAGTTCAAGGATGTCCGGGTCAACGGAGGCCGCTACGGTCTCGGTTCCAAGGACACCGCACCGAATCAGATCAAGGCTGTTTTTGAAAACACGGACAAGAAGGTCTTCACGATCGGCATCGAGGACGATGTGACCGGTCTCAGCCTGAAGGTCGGCGAGCCGCTGGTCTGCACGCCGGACGGCACGATCAACTGCAAGTTCTGGGGAATCGGCGCGGACGGCACGGTCGGCGCGAACAAGAACTCCATCAAGATTATCGGCGACAACACCGATATGTATGCTCAGGCGTACTTCGATTACGACTCCAAGAAGTCGGGCGGTGTGACGATGTCTCACCTCCGCTTCGGCAAGAAGCCGATCAAGTCCACCTATCTGATCCGCAAGGCGAATTTCGTCGCATGTCATAACCCGGCCTACGTCACCAAGTTCAATATGGTGCAGGAACTGGTTGACGGCGGCACATTCCTTCTGAACTGCCCGTGGCCGGATGAGGAGATCGGCGATCACCTTCCGGGCCAGATGAAGAAGTTCATCGCGGATCACAACATCAAATTCTATGTCATCGACGGCGTGAAGATCGGCATCGCGACCGGAATGGGCCCGACCCGTATCAACACCATCCTGCAGTCCGCTTTCTTCAAGCTTTCCGGCATCATTCCGGAGGAACACGCGATCCAGCTGATGAAGGACGCGGCGCAGAAGACCTACGGACGCAAGGGCCAGGATATCGTCGAGAAAAACTGGGCCGCGATCGAGGAAGGCGCGAAGCAGGTTCGCGAGTTCCAGGTTCCGGCGGACTGGAAGAACTGCGGGGACGAGGGACTGTCATTCAAGAAGCATGAAGGCTCCGGCCCGGTCATCGATTTCGTGAACAACATTCAGAACGCGGTTTCCGCTCAGGAAGGCAACAACCTTCCGGTTTCCGCTTTCAAGGACTATGTGGACGGCTCCACGCCGAGCGGCACCGCTGCCTACGAGAAGCGCGGCATCGCCGTCATGGTTCCGCAGTGGGATTCGACGAAGTGCATCCAGTGCACAAGATGCTCCTATGTCTGCCCGCACGGCGTCATCCGTCCGTTCGCTCTGACCGCGGACGAGGCCGCCTCTCTTCCGGAAGGCACCGCGACACTGCCGCTGATGCAGTTCCCGGACAAGCGATATCTGATCGCCGTGTCGGCTCTGGACTGCACGGGCTGCGGCTCCTGCGCGAATGTCTGCCCGGGCAAGAAGAACAAGGAGACCGGAGAGGTGGAGAAGGCGCTGACGATGGTCCCGGCTGCCCAGGCGACCGAGATCAATCAGCCGATCTTCGATGTGGCCGTCAAGACCCCGGAGAAGGAAGACGTCATCGCCAAATACAAGGTCAATACGGTCAAGGGAAGCCAGTTCAAAAAGCCGCTGCTTGAGTTCTCGGGCGCATGCCCCGGCTGCGGCGAGACACCGTACGCAAAGCTGGTCACGCAGCTGTTCGGCGACAGGATGTACATCGCGAACGCGACCGGATGCTCCTCTATCTGGGGCAACAGCTCGCCGTCCACGCCGTACACGGTCAATGCCAAGGGTCACGGCCCGGCGTGGGACAACTCCCTTTTTGAGGACGCGGCTGAGTTCGGCTACGGCATGGAACTTGCACAGAAGGCGATTCGTGCCGGCCTGAAGACGAAGGTCGAGAAGCTCGTCGAGAACGGCATCGCGAAGGAGGAAGGCCAGAAGTATCTGGATACCTTCAAGAGCGGCGCGCTGAACGGCGAGGCGACGGATGCGCTGGTCGAGGCCCTCAAGGGTGCCGATGATCCGGACGCGAAGGAGATCCTCGAGAAGAAGGACTTCCTTTCCAAGAAGAGCCAGTGGATCTTCGGCGGCGATGGCTGGGCTTACGATATCGGATACGGCGGACTCGATCATGTTCTGGCTTCCGGCCATGACATCAACGTCCTCGTCTTCGATACCGAGGTCTATTCCAACACAGGCGGACAGTCCTCCAAGTCCACGCCGACCGGTGCGGTTGCCCAGTTCGCGGCTGCCGGCAAGGAGACCAAGAAGAAGGATCTTCCGGGTATGGCGATGACATACGGTTACGTCTATGTTGCACAGGTCGCCATCGGTGCGGATTACAATCAGGCCGTCAGGGCGATCGCCGAGGCGGAAGCTTACGAGGGACCGTCTCTGATCATCTGCTACGCGCCGTGCATCAACCATGGTATCCGTAAGGGCATGGGCAAGTCCATCACCGAGGAGAAGCTGGCTGTGGATGCGGGCTACTGGTTCAATTTCCGCTTCAATCCGGCGCTCAAGGCTGAGGGCAAGGACTGCTTCTCGCTGGATTCCAAGGCTCCGTCAGCCTCCTATGAGGACTTCATCATGGGCGAGGTCCGGTACAGCTCGCTGAAGAGAGCCAATCCGGAACGCGCCAGGAAGCTGTTCGCGAAGTCCGAGCAGGAAGCGAAGGAGAGATACGAGAATCTCGTCAAGCTGGTCGATTTCTACAAAGCGTAA
- the era gene encoding GTPase Era, which translates to MSETRCGFAALIGRPNVGKSTLMNHLVGQKISITSDRPQTTRNRIRTVLTDERGQIIFVDTPGMLRKAGNKLGEYMMEASAGSVDDADVVLWLVEPSAYIGEGDREICERLKGLKKPVLLVISKVDTIPKEQVLTIIAAWKSCYDFAEIIPVSGLRGTNLDDLTDCIFKYLPAGPMLYDPDTLTDQPVREIAAEIIREKALICLREEVPHGIAVTVERYHEREDGLTEIEASLICEKDSHKGIIIGRGGSMLKRIGTLSRRELEELTGGRAYLKLFVKVRKDWRDNELMLKHFGYSRKDL; encoded by the coding sequence ATGAGCGAGACGAGATGCGGCTTTGCCGCGCTGATCGGACGGCCGAATGTGGGAAAATCGACGCTGATGAACCATCTGGTCGGACAGAAAATTTCGATTACTTCGGACAGACCCCAGACCACGAGAAACCGGATCCGGACTGTGCTGACGGACGAACGCGGCCAGATCATTTTCGTCGATACCCCGGGCATGCTGCGCAAAGCGGGAAATAAGCTCGGGGAATATATGATGGAAGCTTCCGCGGGCTCGGTCGACGACGCGGACGTGGTTCTCTGGCTGGTTGAACCGTCCGCCTACATCGGAGAGGGCGACCGGGAAATCTGCGAACGGCTGAAGGGCCTGAAAAAGCCGGTGCTGCTTGTGATCAGCAAGGTGGACACAATACCGAAGGAACAGGTGCTAACGATCATCGCGGCCTGGAAGTCCTGTTATGATTTCGCTGAGATTATCCCGGTATCCGGCCTCCGGGGTACGAATCTTGACGATCTGACCGACTGCATTTTCAAATACCTTCCGGCCGGTCCGATGCTCTATGATCCCGACACGCTGACCGACCAGCCGGTGCGGGAAATTGCGGCCGAGATCATCCGGGAGAAAGCGCTCATCTGCCTTCGCGAGGAGGTGCCGCACGGTATCGCCGTTACGGTGGAACGGTATCATGAAAGGGAAGACGGCCTTACGGAGATCGAGGCGTCCCTGATCTGCGAAAAAGACAGTCACAAGGGCATCATCATCGGACGGGGCGGCAGCATGCTCAAACGGATCGGCACGCTTTCACGCCGGGAGCTTGAGGAGCTGACCGGCGGACGCGCGTACCTGAAGCTGTTTGTCAAGGTGCGTAAGGACTGGAGGGACAATGAGCTGATGCTGAAGCATTTCGGCTACAGCAGGAAGGACTTATGA
- a CDS encoding insulinase family protein, which yields MDKETLEALDAYELISREELPDIHAEGVLLRHKKSGARVVLIPCGDENKVFSIAFRTPPADSTGVAHIIEHTVLCGSREFPLKDPFVELIKGSLNTFLNALTYPDKTMYPVASTNAADFHNLMHVYLDAVFHPNIYREENIFRQEGWHYEMEDASSPLTVNGVVYNEMKGVFSSPDSVLERETMNALFPEVPYGVESGGDPKDIPKLSYSRYLDFHRRYYHPSNSYLYLYGDVDMEKELRFIDRHYLADYERQPVDSGIPLQKPFPEMRRIVKEYPVTDEDPTEGEAYLSYSAVAGDFLDMREMIAFDVLDYALFSAPGAPVRQALLDAGIGTDVYGEFEDGIRQPYFSVVAKHAKEEDADRFLSVIRETLAREAEKGIDRESLNAGINYLEFQFREADFGSYPRGLMYGMDVMDTWLYDDAHPFDALRQLDAFDFLKKAAGTGYFEELIRKSLLDNPHSALVILRPKRGLMKQMEEETASALEKRKAAMSADEIKRVVRETRELKEWQETPETPEHVASLPVLKRSDLKREIRPMSNRETNLAVTAADGRKHQVKTVFHDAETNGIDYVELLFDVHHIKAEEVPYLGLLKSVLLNVDAGPYSYLALNNEINAETGGISCGVVTSGDPDDPDGYQVYFGVQGKALHGKTERLMDLIREVTRHSRFDDSKRIREIITQTLSQLQAALQQAGHTAAANRACAYEMPVYALQDAVSGIGFERFLSDLADHFDERSGEITASLTRLAADIFVPEGILVSVTAEQDEDGRMSGLLGRALEGSAEGAREKQTMKPLGKRCEGFTTAGQVQFVAMAGNYMRHGYAFSGVMQIVRQILSFDYLWQNVRVKGGAYGCGGSFRRTGDTVFTSFRDPHVRRTREVFEKIPDYLASFRADEKTMTKYIVGTMSGVDQPMTPATFGLASMRAWMMRLSDEERQRSRSQILDAREEDVRSLAGAAQAVIRDGCFCVIGGEQAIGRAKDLFGTVEPLL from the coding sequence TTGGACAAAGAGACACTGGAAGCGCTGGATGCGTATGAACTGATCAGCCGGGAGGAGCTGCCCGACATTCACGCGGAGGGCGTGCTGCTCAGGCATAAAAAAAGCGGCGCCCGCGTGGTACTGATTCCATGCGGTGACGAGAATAAGGTTTTCAGCATCGCCTTCCGCACCCCGCCGGCTGACTCAACCGGCGTCGCCCATATTATCGAGCACACCGTGCTCTGCGGATCGAGGGAATTTCCGCTGAAGGATCCGTTCGTTGAGCTGATCAAAGGCTCTCTCAACACGTTTCTTAACGCGCTCACCTATCCGGACAAGACGATGTATCCGGTCGCCAGCACCAACGCGGCGGATTTTCACAATCTCATGCACGTCTATCTGGACGCGGTGTTCCATCCGAATATCTACCGCGAGGAAAATATCTTCCGTCAGGAAGGATGGCACTATGAGATGGAGGATGCCTCGTCGCCTCTGACGGTGAACGGCGTCGTTTATAACGAGATGAAGGGGGTATTCTCGTCGCCGGACTCCGTTCTGGAGAGGGAGACGATGAACGCGCTGTTTCCGGAAGTGCCGTACGGCGTCGAATCCGGCGGGGATCCGAAGGATATTCCGAAGCTGTCCTACAGCCGGTATCTTGATTTCCACAGGCGCTACTATCATCCGTCGAACAGCTATCTCTATCTTTACGGTGACGTCGATATGGAGAAGGAGCTGCGCTTCATTGACCGCCATTATCTCGCGGACTATGAACGGCAGCCGGTGGATTCCGGGATTCCGCTTCAGAAGCCGTTTCCGGAGATGAGACGTATCGTAAAGGAGTATCCGGTGACAGATGAGGATCCGACTGAGGGAGAGGCTTATCTGTCCTACAGCGCGGTTGCGGGCGATTTCCTCGATATGCGGGAGATGATCGCCTTCGATGTGCTCGATTACGCCCTGTTTTCGGCTCCGGGCGCGCCGGTCCGACAGGCGCTGCTTGACGCCGGAATCGGAACGGACGTCTACGGCGAGTTTGAGGACGGAATCCGTCAGCCGTACTTCTCCGTTGTGGCGAAGCATGCGAAGGAGGAGGATGCGGACCGCTTCCTGTCCGTGATCCGGGAAACGCTTGCGCGGGAGGCGGAAAAGGGCATCGACCGTGAGTCTCTGAATGCAGGAATCAATTATCTTGAATTCCAGTTCCGTGAAGCGGATTTCGGATCTTATCCGAGAGGACTGATGTACGGGATGGATGTGATGGATACATGGCTGTATGACGATGCGCATCCATTTGACGCGCTTCGTCAGCTGGACGCCTTCGACTTTCTGAAAAAGGCGGCCGGCACCGGTTACTTCGAGGAACTGATCAGAAAATCGCTGCTGGACAACCCGCACAGCGCGCTGGTCATTCTCCGTCCGAAACGCGGACTGATGAAGCAGATGGAGGAGGAGACGGCATCTGCGCTTGAGAAACGAAAAGCCGCGATGAGCGCGGATGAGATAAAGCGCGTGGTGAGAGAGACAAGGGAGCTGAAGGAGTGGCAGGAGACGCCGGAGACGCCGGAACACGTCGCGTCTCTCCCTGTTCTGAAGCGTTCGGATCTGAAGAGAGAGATCCGTCCGATGTCGAACAGGGAGACGAACCTGGCCGTGACAGCCGCGGACGGACGGAAGCATCAGGTGAAGACAGTCTTTCACGATGCGGAAACCAACGGCATTGACTACGTTGAGCTTCTCTTTGATGTGCACCATATTAAGGCGGAGGAGGTGCCGTATCTCGGCCTTCTGAAGAGCGTTCTGCTCAATGTGGACGCCGGACCGTACAGTTATCTTGCGCTCAACAATGAGATCAATGCCGAAACGGGAGGGATCAGCTGCGGCGTGGTCACATCCGGAGATCCGGACGACCCGGACGGCTATCAGGTGTATTTCGGCGTGCAGGGCAAGGCGCTGCACGGGAAGACGGAACGGCTGATGGATCTGATCCGCGAGGTCACGCGTCATTCCCGCTTTGACGACAGCAAGCGGATCCGCGAGATCATCACCCAGACGCTCAGCCAGCTTCAGGCGGCGCTGCAGCAGGCCGGACACACAGCAGCGGCGAATCGGGCCTGTGCCTATGAGATGCCGGTGTATGCCCTTCAGGACGCGGTATCAGGCATCGGGTTCGAGCGCTTTCTGTCGGATCTGGCGGATCATTTCGATGAGCGGAGCGGGGAGATTACCGCGTCGCTGACGCGGCTTGCGGCGGATATTTTCGTTCCGGAGGGCATTCTGGTCAGCGTCACGGCGGAGCAGGATGAGGATGGGCGGATGAGCGGCCTGCTGGGTCGTGCGCTGGAAGGATCGGCGGAAGGTGCCCGCGAAAAGCAGACCATGAAACCTCTCGGAAAACGCTGTGAGGGCTTCACAACGGCCGGACAGGTTCAGTTCGTCGCGATGGCAGGCAATTATATGCGCCACGGATACGCCTTCAGCGGAGTCATGCAGATCGTCCGTCAGATACTGAGCTTTGATTATCTGTGGCAGAATGTCCGCGTAAAGGGCGGCGCGTACGGCTGCGGCGGTTCGTTCCGCCGGACCGGGGATACGGTCTTCACCAGCTTCCGGGATCCCCATGTGCGCCGGACAAGGGAAGTATTCGAGAAGATACCCGACTATCTGGCCTCCTTCCGCGCGGATGAGAAAACCATGACGAAATATATCGTCGGTACGATGAGCGGAGTTGACCAGCCGATGACGCCGGCGACCTTTGGCCTGGCTTCCATGCGGGCGTGGATGATGCGTCTTTCGGACGAGGAGAGGCAGCGGTCGCGCAGCCAGATTCTCGATGCACGGGAGGAGGACGTCCGCTCGCTCGCCGGAGCGGCTCAGGCCGTTATCCGTGACGGATGCTTCTGCGTGATCGGAGGAGAGCAGGCAATCGGGAGAGCAAAGGATTTATTCGGGACGGTGGAGCCGCTGCTGTAA
- a CDS encoding glycine--tRNA ligase — protein sequence MEKTMDKIVGLAKSRGFIYPGSEIYGGLANTWDYGPLGVELKNNVKKAWWQKFVQESPYNVGLDCAILMNPKTWIASGHLGSFSDPLMDCRECHERFRADKLIEDYAAEKGITLDSSVDGWSNEKMEQFIEENQIPCPSCGKHNFTPIRQFNLMFKTFQGVTEDAKNTVYLRPETAQGIFVNFKNVQRTSRRKIPFGIGQIGKSFRNEITPGNFTFRTREFEQMELEFFCRPGTDLEWFAYWKDFMKKWLLSLGLKEEELRFRDHDKAELSFYSKATTDVEFTFPFGWGELWGIADRTDYDLGRHQEVSGQDMTYFDDETNEKYIPYVIEPSLGADRMVLAFLCSAYDEEVLDEAKNDVRTVLHFHPALAPVKIAVLPLSKKLSDPARKICAELSKDWNVDFDDRGAIGKRYRREDEIGTPYCVTYDFDSETDHAVTIRDRDSMKQVRVPVEELRDYFRDRFTF from the coding sequence ATGGAAAAAACGATGGACAAAATCGTCGGTCTCGCAAAGTCCAGAGGATTCATCTATCCGGGCTCCGAGATCTACGGCGGCCTGGCCAATACCTGGGATTACGGCCCGCTCGGCGTGGAGCTGAAGAACAACGTGAAGAAGGCCTGGTGGCAGAAGTTCGTTCAGGAGAGTCCTTATAACGTCGGTCTCGACTGCGCGATCCTCATGAACCCGAAGACCTGGATCGCGTCCGGCCATCTCGGCAGCTTTTCGGACCCGCTGATGGACTGCAGGGAGTGCCACGAACGCTTCCGTGCGGACAAGCTGATTGAGGACTACGCGGCGGAGAAGGGCATCACGCTCGATTCCTCGGTGGACGGCTGGTCCAATGAGAAGATGGAGCAGTTCATTGAGGAGAATCAGATCCCCTGCCCGTCCTGCGGAAAGCATAATTTCACGCCGATCCGCCAGTTCAATCTGATGTTCAAGACGTTCCAGGGCGTCACCGAGGATGCGAAGAATACCGTCTATCTGAGACCGGAGACCGCACAGGGCATTTTTGTCAATTTCAAGAATGTGCAGCGGACCTCACGCCGGAAGATTCCTTTCGGAATCGGCCAGATCGGAAAGTCCTTCCGCAACGAGATCACGCCCGGCAACTTCACATTCCGCACCCGTGAGTTCGAGCAGATGGAACTTGAATTCTTCTGCCGTCCGGGCACGGACCTTGAGTGGTTCGCCTACTGGAAGGATTTCATGAAAAAGTGGCTTCTTTCTCTCGGACTGAAGGAAGAAGAACTCCGTTTCCGCGATCATGACAAGGCGGAGCTTTCCTTCTACAGCAAGGCGACGACGGACGTCGAGTTCACATTCCCATTCGGCTGGGGCGAGCTCTGGGGTATTGCGGACCGTACGGATTACGACCTTGGACGTCATCAGGAGGTATCCGGTCAGGATATGACCTATTTCGACGACGAGACAAACGAGAAGTACATCCCGTATGTCATCGAGCCGTCTCTGGGCGCCGACCGTATGGTGCTGGCCTTTCTCTGCAGCGCGTATGATGAGGAAGTGCTGGACGAGGCGAAGAACGACGTCAGGACGGTGCTTCATTTTCATCCGGCTCTCGCGCCGGTGAAGATCGCCGTGCTCCCGCTGTCGAAGAAGCTGTCGGATCCGGCCCGGAAAATCTGCGCCGAGCTTTCGAAGGACTGGAACGTCGATTTCGATGACCGCGGCGCGATCGGGAAGCGCTACCGCAGAGAGGATGAGATCGGCACGCCGTACTGCGTCACGTATGACTTCGATTCCGAGACGGATCACGCCGTGACGATCCGCGACCGTGACTCGATGAAGCAGGTGCGTGTGCCCGTCGAAGAGCTTCGCGATTATTTCCGTGACCGCTTCACGTTCTGA